In Prunus dulcis chromosome 1, ALMONDv2, whole genome shotgun sequence, the following are encoded in one genomic region:
- the LOC117613975 gene encoding zinc finger BED domain-containing protein RICESLEEPER 2-like: protein MRCSAHIINLIVKEGLKRLESSIVAIHNAVEFVSSSPSQLSYFKMCVEMEKIECKGLVVMDVPTRWNSTYLMLDAALKFRKAFDRMGDDPDSSYLMYFKEDEGDDKRIEGIEGSGKGKGKSKTNKRVGPPSDEDWEKAVTFVMFLKTYDVTLKISASLHPTSHSTFHDLLAIDGEIRELYRYDVTIPIEERTAMDTLLNDMAASMKKKYDKYWGELHKVNPFLMIGVVIDPRFKLRNLKHIFEEIFENDPTCDRLVAQKTNEVKQLLMNMYEVYKPSSNNMGATSTTNESGGSTNNETDSSLVFGGWWRINGLKYPTLASITNDVLAIPTSTIALESCFSTSGRVIDSFQSSLSPRIVEALICSQNWIRSEDISSLQYVPSIEEMEFYESIEMGCFVKAFGRMDAADFLQGYYLHVYFYDGL from the exons ATGAGGTGTAGTGCTCATATAATCAACTTGATAGTTAAGGAGGGTTTGAAGAGATTAGAAAGCTCCATTGTGGCAATCCACAATGCGGTCGAGTTTGTGAGTTCCTCACCTTCTCAGTTGAGTTACTTCAAAATGTGTGTTGAGATGGAAAAAATAGAGTGCAAGGGGTTGGTGGTGATGGATGTGCCCACTAGGTGGAACTCCACTTATTTGATGCTTGATGCGGCATTGAAATTTCGAAAAGCTTTTGATAGAATGGGGGATGATCCCGATTCTTCCTACTTAATGTACTTTAAGGAAGATGAAGGAGATGACAAGAGAATTGAAGGCATTGAAGGAAGTGGGAAAGGGAAGGGAAAGTCTAAGACTAATAAGAGGGTGGGTCCACCTAGTGATGAAGATTGGGAAAAAGCCGTGACATTTGTGATGTTTTTGAAGACCTATGATGTTACTTTGAAAATTTCAGCTTCTTTGCATCCAACATCACACTCAACCTTCCATGACTTGCTTGCCATAGATGGGGAGATTCGGGAGTTGTATAGATATGATGTTACAATTCCTATTGAAGAACGGACAGCCATGGATACTCTTTTAAATGATATGGCAGCatcaatgaagaagaaatatgataaatattgGGGTGAACTTCATAAAGTGAACCCATTCTTGATGATAGGAGTTGTGATTGATCCCCGATTCAAGCTTCGCAATTTGAAGCACATCtttgaagaaatatttgaaaatgatcCTACTTGTGATAGATTGGTGGCTCAAAAGACAAATGAGGTGAAACAACTTCTTATGAATATGTATGAAGTGTATAAGCCTAGTAGTAACAATATGGGTGCTACTAGTACTACCAATGAGAGTGGTGGTAGTACTAACAATGAAACCGACtcttctttggtttttggag GGTGGTGGAGAATAAATGGGCTCAAGTATCCTACTTTGGCATCAATTACAAATGATGTGCTTGCAATCCCTACTTCCACAATAGCTTTGGAGTCTTGTTTTAGCACAAGTGGGAGAGTGATTGACTCGTTTCAAAGCTCATTGTCTCCTAGGATAGTTGAGGCTTTGATTTGCTCTCAAAATTGGATAAGGTCTGAAGATATATCTTCATTGCAATATGTGCCAAGCATTGAGGAGATGGAGTTCTATGAATCAATTGAAAtgg GTTGCTTTGTTAAGGCTTTTGGAAGAATGGATGCAGCagattttttgcaaggatatTATCTTCATGTGTATTTTTATGATGGGTTGTAA